TGCAGAAAAACATTCATATGTGAAGTTGCATTTTAAAGTAACTGGTTCCCGGTTACATTTTACCTGTATCAATTCCAAACCGGAAAAGCAGACTACAAAGGCAGCAGGGGGATTGGGACTTGCTAACGTACGTCGACGCCTGGAATTGTTATATCCCGAAAGTCACAATTTAACCATAAATGATGAGCCCGGCATGTTTCGGGTGGAGTTGGAAATCATAAATAAGAACGATAAATAGATGAACTGTATTATTGTTGATGATGAGCCTTTGGCACGCGAAGGCGTTCAAGCCCTTATCGAGAAGTCGGGCCGGTTGGATTTGGCGGGAAGTTTCGGAAGTGCAGATGCAGCAGCGATGTTCCTGTTAAAAAATCCGGTAGATTTAATATTCTTGGATATACAGATGCCCGGCACCAATGGGTTGGATTTTGCCAAAAGTATTTCTGACCGTACTTTGGTGATTTTCACAACGGCATATTCCGAATATGCGCTGGACAGTTACGAAGTAGATGCTGTCGATTACCTGGTGAAGCCCCTCAAATGGGAACGTTTTCAAATAGCGGTGGATAAGGCGATATCATACAACTCCCTGTTAAAAAGTGAAATACGCGATGAAGTGGAGGTGTTTTCAGGTGATTATATATTTGTTAAGGCAGATCGGCGGACCTACAAAATATTATTCAGGGACATTCTATTCATCGAGGGATTGAAGGATTATGTGGTGATACATACCCACGACCGACAGATCATTACAGCGATGAACCTTAAAACGATCCATGAGCAATTGCCGCAGAAGACGTTTTTAAGGACAGGTAAGTCATATATTGTAAACGCCATACATATCGATTCGTTCGATA
This DNA window, taken from Bacteroidales bacterium, encodes the following:
- a CDS encoding LytTR family DNA-binding domain-containing protein, with amino-acid sequence MNCIIVDDEPLAREGVQALIEKSGRLDLAGSFGSADAAAMFLLKNPVDLIFLDIQMPGTNGLDFAKSISDRTLVIFTTAYSEYALDSYEVDAVDYLVKPLKWERFQIAVDKAISYNSLLKSEIRDEVEVFSGDYIFVKADRRTYKILFRDILFIEGLKDYVVIHTHDRQIITAMNLKTIHEQLPQKTFLRTGKSYIVNAIHIDSFDNNDVYIGKHEIAIGNAYRDSFIEEFMSRKTGSRL